Within Phaeodactylum tricornutum CCAP 1055/1 chromosome 15, whole genome shotgun sequence, the genomic segment TCCCTACTGTATTgtttcaaaagaagaaagagaaattCATCGCACAAAAAAGATTGTCAACGATGCGAATCCTATCTGGACGGTAGAGACGAATTCGCTTTGTGTTGTGGAAGTGAGCAGTCCGAACGATACCCTTACAATTCGTCTGTACGATGGATCGACGATACTCGGTGTTACCAATTTGAGCTCGGCAATTGCAGTCAAATCTCTGAACGGAATGAAGCTACTCGGGACTGTAACTCTATCTTGCGAAGAACTGCTTAGAGGTAAAGGGGATCGCAAGGAATTTGTTATTAAGCCAGAAAATTCCAAAGTTAGCATGCATAAGGGTGTCTTGGCTATGCGCTTTCGACGTGCGTCGCGTTCAGATCTCGAATTCTTGGGGAAAATTCCAACCCAAACCGCTGCGGAAGAGACGGGGTTGGCCTCCGATATCGATTTTAGAAACGTGTTACGGAACAGTTTTTTTCAGTCAGCTCAACGGAAAGGGAAGATGGGAGAAACTTTACACCGTGTCAAGCCTTTTCCTGACCCAGATTGTATTGAAGAAACCACATGGATGACGGTCGAGTCCCTTCAGAAGGAAGCCTTAAAGCCGTCGACCAAATGGGTCAGTGCTGGCTTCGGATCAATGGGCGTTGTGCATGTAGAAATCATTGGCGCGGACAATTTGCCAAAGCTCGACATAAATTTGAATGATTTGACGGATCCGTTCGTTGCAATCGCTTTTGAAGACACCATAGTTCGGACGGACGTTATATGGGACGACTTGAATCCTCGTTGGATGCCATGGTCGACGCGAGCCTTCTGTTTTCATGTACGGCACCCTACATCAATTCTTCAAGTAGGCGTCTTCGACTTTGATGACGGTCCACTTGATTACTTTGATCCAGTGGGTCGTATCGTCATTAATACTATCAACTTCGACTCGGACACGACTTACCTCTTGAAATACAACCTTCATCACGATCCGAGGCAAGCGGACGACGCACCTCGAGGAACTCTCACAATTCGCTTGCGCATTGAGTGGGATGATGAAAGTGAGGCTATGAAAATGTCTTTTATTAGCCCGCCTCGTTTTATCATTAATGTCGAGACCGATAAAGCGTATCAAGTTCTCTGCTACTTGACTAGAGGAGCTGTGGATATGGAAAAGGCATCTGTGGCTTCGGTTAAGCTATACGCCAATGAATTGATTTCGTACTGGAAGAGCTATTGCTATGTCTTAGACGTCCTGTTCGAAGTTGTATTGTGGCGAGGCCGCTTAACAATTGGAGAGAATCGAACAGTTTGGTTCCCTATCCACTCCTTGTTCCTCTTCACAGCGACGACAATTGCAATTGAGCGGCCTACTTGGGTCGTTCCTATTTTTCTCTATACAATATCATGGACAATGCTATCGATCAATTTCTACGCCAGTCGCCATCCCTACCCATGGAAGCGCGTCAAGTCTTGTGAACAGACAAATATGGTTGTCTTGCTGGGACGGTCGGTTCACGCGCCGGTGAAGATATCGCCTAACCAAGGTGTACGCGAAGGTGACATGATTGACAGACTTGACgatgccaaagccaaacGAATGTCGGCTCTAATCAGTGGGACTCTTTTTTTTATGGTTAAGATCTACGGCATTTACAGCAAGACAAGCGAAACGAGCCAAAAGATAACGACTGAAAAATATCATTGGTCATTGTTGAACGGTCGCCTATACTACCTGCACATTTTGTTGAA encodes:
- a CDS encoding predicted protein: MEVVTLPRRGSSVYARSNSDELDDNIGPCTRIIPGSRMLDWFHIEKPVKQRDSVFLETDTETMTQVLLEIVGAMGLSTKLKVEIDPYCIVSKEEREIHRTKKIVNDANPIWTVETNSLCVVEVSSPNDTLTIRLYDGSTILGVTNLSSAIAVKSLNGMKLLGTVTLSCEELLRGKGDRKEFVIKPENSKVSMHKGVLAMRFRRASRSDLEFLGKIPTQTAAEETGLASDIDFRNVLRNSFFQSAQRKGKMGETLHRVKPFPDPDCIEETTWMTVESLQKEALKPSTKWVSAGFGSMGVVHVEIIGADNLPKLDINLNDLTDPFVAIAFEDTIVRTDVIWDDLNPRWMPWSTRAFCFHVRHPTSILQVGVFDFDDGPLDYFDPVGRIVINTINFDSDTTYLLKYNLHHDPRQADDAPRGTLTIRLRIEWDDESEAMKMSFISPPRFIINVETDKAYQVLCYLTRGAVDMEKASVASVKLYANELISYWKSYCYVLDVLFEVVLWRGRLTIGENRTVWFPIHSLFLFTATTIAIERPTWVVPIFLYTISWTMLSINFYASRHPYPWKRVKSCEQTNMVVLLGRSVHAPVKISPNQGVREGDMIDRLDDAKAKRMSALISGTLFFMVKIYGIYSKTSETSQKITTEKYHWSLLNGRLYYLHILLKSLCTYIRIIRNLVNWKGYISNKLTMNCVLLATIWVVFPVHTFMLWMLRILAWSFLGPWMKAVDVLYVHKWYKTKEELLSEVDGGNDAVPNLPDFDAIIESEIFLNMGKSGRIVAENNLKLKAMREKMFGKYSERIPASDSSRFPSVPLPESTAEPYQGKSWGAPKFWYHVPGQRLTGNMILERSKDQYFDLSSSIV